One window from the genome of Streptomyces cadmiisoli encodes:
- a CDS encoding universal stress protein codes for MAGHEFFEPADRKRPVADPTAAEPLAAEESRQACDPAFKHGVVVGFDGSTSSERALAYAIGMARRSGAGLIIVHVANRLPTTVWAGCEPPVFVDVPDHRTEVLGLELACADYLAEVPWILVERGGDICHELEEVGREYEADAIVVGSTHGVVGRIFGSVAGRLAKRAKRPVVVIP; via the coding sequence ATGGCCGGTCACGAATTCTTCGAACCCGCGGACCGCAAGCGGCCCGTCGCCGATCCGACGGCGGCCGAGCCCCTGGCGGCGGAAGAGTCACGCCAAGCGTGCGATCCCGCTTTCAAGCACGGCGTCGTCGTCGGCTTCGACGGCTCGACCTCCAGTGAACGCGCCCTCGCGTACGCGATCGGCATGGCCCGTCGCTCCGGCGCGGGCCTGATCATCGTGCATGTGGCCAACCGGCTGCCGACCACGGTGTGGGCCGGCTGCGAGCCGCCCGTCTTCGTCGACGTTCCCGACCACCGCACCGAGGTCCTGGGCCTGGAGCTGGCCTGCGCGGACTATCTGGCCGAGGTGCCCTGGATCCTGGTCGAGCGCGGTGGCGACATCTGCCACGAGCTGGAGGAGGTCGGGCGGGAGTACGAGGCGGACGCGATCGTCGTCGGCTCCACCCACGGCGTCGTCGGGCGCATCTTCGGCTCCGTCGCGGGACGGCTCGCCAAGCGGGCCAAGCGCCCGGTCGTTGTGATTCCGTAA